The Candidatus Deferrimicrobiaceae bacterium genomic sequence TCATCCGGGGGAAGCGGATCGCCGAGGGGGTTTACGAGGTCGAGGACATGGTCGAGAAGCCGAGTCCCGACGAGGCGCCTTCGAACCTCGCGATCATCGGCCGCTACATCCTTCCGCCCGCGATCTTCCCGGCGCTGCAAGGCACGCAGCCCGGCGCGGGGGGCGAGATCCAGCTTACCGACGCCATCCGTTCGCTGATCGGCCGCGAGCGCGTCATCGGCTACCGGTTCAAGGGGACCCGCTACGATTGCGGCACCAAGCTCGGCTTCCTGATGGCCAACGTGGCCTTCGCGCTCCAGGATCCCGATCTTGGCCCCGGCCTGCGGGCATTTCTCAAGAAGGAGAAGCTGCGGTGAAAAGGCATGGCGTGACGACGGGTTGCCCCGACGACGCGCTCCGCACCGGCATCCTGATGCTGGGCGGCGTGACGCTGCTCGACGTGCTGACTGAAGGCAACTACCACGTGCCGGCCGACGTCAACGAGACCGGCGAGGGCGTATCCATCCGGATCGAGGTGCCGGGCGTCACCGTCCGCCAGATCCAGGTCGTGGTCCGCGGAACAAGGGTCGAGGTGTCCGGCGAAAAACGGCCCGACCAGGCCGGGTGCGACGCCTCCTACCTGTGCATGGAACGCACGTTCGGCAAGTTCTCCCGGGTGTTCGAGATCAGCGGCGCCGTGAACCTGGCCCAGATGACCGCGACGCTCAGGGGGGGGGTCCTCACCCTGTTCGTCCCGAAGGTGGGCGAACGGCGCGGGCGCGAGCGGCGCGTCCGGATCGACGCGGAAGACGAGCGCTGACAAAGACAACGAATGAAGGGGAAGGAAGCGATATGGGCGACGAACCGAACATGAAGGACGCTGCGAAGCGGGTGGCTGGGAGCAAGGACGAGAAACCGGCCGTTCCCGGGCCGGAGGCCGAGGCCGTGTCCGCAGCCGAGGCGCCGCAGGGCGGCGAGCCCGAATCGGGGCAGGAGCAGGACCAGGAGCCGGAGATCCCGTCGGTCCTCCCGCTGCTGCCCGTCCGCGACATCGTCATCTTCCCCTACATGACGCTGCCGCTGTTCGTCGGCCGGGAGG encodes the following:
- a CDS encoding Hsp20/alpha crystallin family protein, coding for MKRHGVTTGCPDDALRTGILMLGGVTLLDVLTEGNYHVPADVNETGEGVSIRIEVPGVTVRQIQVVVRGTRVEVSGEKRPDQAGCDASYLCMERTFGKFSRVFEISGAVNLAQMTATLRGGVLTLFVPKVGERRGRERRVRIDAEDER